The genomic window tagtgtgggtaaatttcgggaggttgaagaccagtcgagcagctgcattctggatgagctgtagaggccgaatgacattagcaggaagacctgccaagagggagttgcaatagtctatccgtgagatgaccagagcctggaccagaacctggaccagagcctggaccaggacctgtgccgccttctgagtgagaaggggtcgtattctcctgatgttgtacagcatgtacctacaggagcgtgttattgcggtaatgttggcagtcagggagagttgactgtcgagcgtcactccgaggttcctggcagtcggagtcggaaccagcactgagttgttgaagttaatagttaggtcgtgggtgggagagccttttcctggaaggaggagaagttcagtcttgtctgggttaattttcaggtggtgagtggacatccactgagagatgtcggtcagaaagccagagattcgtgctgctacctgtgtttcggattggggaaacaagaggatcagttgggtgtcgtcagcatagctgtgctaggtgaagccatgcgagcgaatgacagagacaagagagttggtgtacagagagaagagaagaggaccaaggactgaaccctgagggaccccagtagtcagaggacaaggctcagacacagatcctctccaggttacccggtaagagcggtcggtgaggtaggatgagaagagtgagagtgcggtgcctgagatacccaggtcctggagggaggacatgagaacttctacaaataaagaaatgcagCAAGGCTGTTCATATCTATATGGACTTCATTAGACCTTGAGCCCGTTCAGGTCGGTGTGCACAACACAAGCTGAACACAGTGGTGTGTCAGTACACATCAGCCCCGTTGAACACATTGACTTCATATTCAACACATCGACATTAGTGCAATCCAGAATAAGTTTCTGGATGGAATCTGGGAAGAAAAGCTCAAAAGAAGACTTGACGTCCTGCACATGAGTAGCTGCCGTCCGTGTTGGCCCTGAATGCATCCTTACCACATTGGCAGCCATGCAGCTCATTTTTTAGGCAAGAAGACCATTTAATGTCTTCACTTGCTGACTGCTGACCGGCTTGTTCTGGTCCTGGGGCTCATCTTGCTTTAGGAAGTAGCTAATGCTCaacctcatcctcttcttcaaagTCACATTCTGAAACCTCTTCGTCTACGTCATCATCAAACGCTTCTCTTCCTAAATCAATTGCAAGGCCCTCTGAGCAGAGCTCTGTGATAAGGAACCACATGGGCCAAGCCAGTTTGCAGCTGGGATGGAGTTTGAGTAAAGAAAGACTGGTTCCCACAAGACAGAAGGTACAAAGTGTGAGGTGGTTCTAGACCATGGAGGATGAAGGCCTACAGGCCCCAGTAGAACCAGACTCTGCTGTGACTCCAGCTCCACTGACCCCTCCTGCTGGACCTGTGGTCATTGCTGCAGCTCAGGACGACTGGACCGAACGGAGCTGTCCACCTTCAGTCCAGAGACACACTCTGCTGAGGTGTCCCCTCCCCCGACATCCCCTTCTGAAGTTTCTTTCATGACCGATGTCCAAGGCAGCCAAGATGTCAATGAAGAGCCCCTTATTGAGGAGGATGGGCCCCAAGAGATTCCAGGCCGTTCGTATCTTTGGGGGAGGTCCCGTTTCCTGGTCTCCCATCACCATACATCATGACATCTGTGCCCCAAATATGAACTATCTGCCACCCGGGGTCCACCTGCTCCACATtcaaacatataatacatacattaGTAATAGAGACGGACTGTGTCCAAGTATGAAAAGGGAAGTGTGCACACGGCCTCCATGCTCCTTCAGTAAATATAGTGACGCTACATTAAAAATGTTGCTTTAGTAAAAGCATggaagtattatcagcaaaagTAAAAGCACTCATTGTGCAGAACAGCCTCCTTTATAATGTTGCGCCTCATTCTAAAAGGTCTGcaatttatttgtaattttatatGAAATGTCCAATGCGACCCTGAGAGTGTGGGAGATGTCCTCGAGGCGGTCTGGACATAGACCGCATCGAGGACACCCAGGTCAGTCTACAGGGTCCCTTGTAATTCAAAGAGTTCCTCCAAACAAGAGCAGGACCACAGCATGAGCACCTCAGGGTGCTTTGCCTCAATATGACACGCCATGTTCAGGCCGGTGGCTCTCACATATGCTTGATCTGCCATTTGGGGAAGCTTGAGGGAGCTAGCACGTTTCATCCCAAACTTCTGGAGGTAGCAGACAATCTTGAAGCGGTGTTGATCGCTTGTCTCAGAAATGAATAGAATAAATGACTGTTCCTGGTCCAGGGTATTTATGTTAAGCCAACGAAGAGCTGGTGTTTTTTTGGATGGTCCAGGAATGGGCTGTATATAACTATGTGTCCTTGTTGTGAACCCGTGGGAACGTAAAGTAAGTGCAGGGACTATGAGGGAAACAGGACGTTGTGGTTGAAACCAAAGTGTTGGCTCTGGGTAAGAGTTAAGGCTTACCTAAAGCCGAGCCGAAAGTTCTTACCTTGTAGACAGTGTACATCACAGTGTGATGAACCTACAGCGGTTGTAACCTCTTCCCTTGGAAGCaatcaaacaaagacaaacttGATTCTCAAAGACTTTGATTACATTTGTGAACAAAGAGTCTCTTCTCCCGATTGCCGTAGAAATCTTCCACAACAAGACCCCACCTGATCAATACAACCTGTATCCCTCACGACACAAGCCCACCTTGAATGGAGAGAGCATAGGCTGCCACACATCACCAGAGTGAGACTTCAGGTACTACTTGTAGTGCCCCGTTATGAGTTTAAAGTGATGAACTATCATTTAGACCCAACGTTATAACGGTATtacatgtgttgtatttattgtggGACCCGAATGTCCTCTCATATTGCGAATGACCCATTGTTCAACAGTATCCGTGCTCTCGAACTACCGTTCTTGAACACGCACTCAAATATATGGTGGGCGGGGCTGCACGTGTCCACTGTCAGAGaggtaaaaaaagagaagcgaTGGATCCTTCGTAATCGTTTCCGTCTAATATATCGTGGTTGTTTGAATGAGTCACCAGAGCGTGCTCCCCGTCACGCAGCTCACCGACCGGCTACTTTAACAGCCTCCGTTACACGTGACACAGGTCACAAATTCACCGAGCGGAAACGCAACTACAAATTAAAAGGTAAGTGGGAATAAATAGTCGAGTCTAGTTTCgagcttctctttctttctttttttgatgatgatgatgatgatgatgatgatggcacCGAATACCCGGATGCCACGCGCAACGTTGTGTTTACATCTAGTACGGATATACTTTTCATTTACTTTGAAAGTGCCGGACCCGCCAGAGCTGCGAACTCTTAATCCTCTGTAGCGGAGACGATCTTTGACACCGGTGTCCAGGTCTGGGTTCCCTCCCTCGACGGAACCCGACGCGTCTGTTCGCGGAGGAACCAAATGCGTGTTGCGGTGCATGTTGTCGTTTATTAACGTGTCACCCGGCGGACCTTAGTGGATTTAAGGACACTGGCGCGTTggttagctaactagcttactggtgagttaacgttagctaacgttgtTCATCATGTGGGGGACATTTAGTTGAACCGATGGTGCAACCTTACTGTTCATTCATTAACTTGTTGTAGGACTACCTCGTATGTTGGCCCCTCTCCCCAGGGGAGACCGGAAGTGCACCCTTCAGAATAAGTAAGTGtcaattaataatacattttcatattcggTCGTGTCATTTCAGCTTCTTCCgtgtcattttttgtttgtttacaaagttgtgtgtgtgtgtgtgtgtgtgtgtgtgtgtgtgtgtgtgtgtgtgtgtgtgtgtgtgtgtgtgtgtgtgtgtgtgtgtgtgtgtgtgtgtgtgtgtgtgtgtgtgtgtgtgtgtgtgtgtgtgtgtgtgtgtgtgtgtgtgtgtgtgtgtgtgtgtgtgtgtgtgtgtgtgtgtgtgtgtgtgtgtgtgtgtgtgtgtgtgtgtgtgtgtgtgtgtgtgtgtgtgtgtgtgtgtgtgtgtgtgtgtgtgtgtgtgtgtgtgtgtgtgtgtgtcctcagcatGGGCCTCAAAGTAGCCGTGAGCTGCACCGTGTCCTACGTGCTGCTGGACTTGGTCGTCACCACCGTCCTGTATGCACACGGAGCGCACTTGGCCGTGTTCAGAGAGGAGGCCCTGAACTTCAACGTCCTCCAGTCGACGTTGGACCTGTGGGGGACTGTGCTGCTCCGAGCCTCCCTCCTGCTGGGAGCCTCCGTAGGGGTCTCGTGGAATAGACGGGACGGCCCGCCGAGGGTTGCCAAAGTCTCCCCCTTggtcctctttgtctccctgaTCCTCATCACCTACGCCCTGGCCAAGCTGCTGATGCTGACCGAGCTGGAGCCCGCCACCCACCAGCCCTGGTCCCTCAGCCTGATCTGTTGGACTTGCGCCTCCTCCCTGGGTGTCGTGCTGCTCTGGACGCTGCTGGGGAACCAGTCCAACATCATTCCCATTggtagcagcagcagaggaggagaagggggacgAGGGGGCTGTGAGGACACTGAACGGCTGGTGGAGACAGCtggtgaggaggagcaggaggtgggctgtgagaggaggaagaaggaggaggaggaggaggataaggaggaagggagaagcCACGAGAACAGCAGCTCTGGGGCGACACTGGGACGTCTGCTGGGCTACTGCAGGAAGGACAGCAGGCTGCTGTCCGTCgccgtcctcttcctcattaTCTCCGCCGTGTGTGAGTGTCCTCGACGTAGTCGTAGAAACCCGTCCAATCAAAGGGGCTCGTCTCCATTACTGAGGATTGCAACACCTACGTACAATAGCTCAGCGGTCCATAGGTAATGACTGCGTTACTCATTCCAGATTACACAACACGTATGGTCTAGTGCTCCATAAAACACCCGTGAAATAAGGTGATTTATGGAGCACCTTATTTCAGTGCTCcatttttagtattttttaactttactatttaatattattattattaatctgcCGAGTTACTTTCTCATTTGATTATGGCCCTTGCGTTATAATTCAacccttttctctctgtgaaCCTGCAGGCGAGGCCTTCATACCGTACTACTACGGGAAAGCAATAGACGGCATCGTGGTTCACCAGAGCATGGAGTACTTCGCTAAGCCGGTGGTCACGCTGTCGGTCCTGGCCTTAGCCAGGTGAGTACCCAAACGTGGTCTTCAGGTATTTCATGAATGAAATATTAACATCAACGTTAATAATCGTGTAAATAATGGAATAAAAATATTAATGCTTACTCTGGAAATAAGAATCgttgtgtatttgtacagaATGAGCAGTTTTTGTCTAAATAGGGCGTGGGTCCTCCCTCATGTTGCTACGGTAGCCCAgagcggacaaaccaaacactggctctagatgGGGCTTTTGCATTTGTTTGCCCGCTGTAGTTTTCCTCCACTCTTGGCACACACGAGAAGTTTCAGTTTGGTTGCGATCTGCAGCCTCACCACGAGATGGCGCCAAATCCTACGGTTACATactctccccccgccccctccataCACTTGTATTTTTAGCTTTAATTCATTTCCCAAAAAGAAGAGATAACATATGTAATCAACAAAGTTGACTTGACTGACAGTACTATTACTGTAAATAACCAcatggaaggtttattgttttgtttttattgcctgcattgtatttgccttattgcctttgacgtatgcatagttattgtattgtttgaagaaCATTTAGAGGCTTTATGCTACTTCCTCTCTAATAGTTaaatttgacttttattttgaaaaggttaaaaggaaacgcagttttgttttacgttcGAATGCGAACTTGACGGTACGACTACGGAACTTGTTACGGACCAAGAAAGTGTAAAAGTTTAATGGACCCgtatgaggctaaagctcttacggtggtgatagtttacacgtttaatgaatgtattgtgacccagaagaagaaaataaaagtcatTTCACCAGCAGTAAGTGTCATGCCACTTCATATACGGGGATCCGTTacaattactattattataatttaaaaaacctATAGATTCTGCAATAATATCGCTATCGTGaattcttttgtgttttgtttgtgttgtgaaaaGCCCATATCTTGGCACGCCTACTTATGATGTTTAAGAAAGAAGTGAAAAAAGTATTCACTTTGATTTTGATAGTAGCATTTACACATTAAATCACACATTATGAAGACATAAAAAGTCATATCCCATGGCATTGAGTTGCTGTCTGCTCGACCTGTGGGAGCATCCCGCCCGTATATCCGCTTCCAAGTCTCCCAGTCTCAGCACGCCATCATGCTGCTCGCTCTGTTCCGTCTCCATGGCGACTGTATCATCCGCTCGGGAACTCCCACTGTTgctcaatacattttcattactCGCCTGCATAGTTTGGCTGTATGGTATAAAACAGTTCACAGTAGGAGCGCCTTTTCTATTCATTATCTCTAGTCATTAAcacgtttaaaaaacaaattatgttATGTTACAGTTATTACAGCTACTGGTGTTCTTGTCCAAAGGAAGCAATTTGGTAGATGTTCAATTGGGGCCTCATCTGTTGGCTGCATGTGTGTAAACACGTGTCAGAACCGTCATGTGTCCCGTCCAGgcagctcattcattcatagaCTCATTGTGTCACCAGCATGATTCCGAAgcgcctcttcctccccctgaacctctccttcctccacctccgGGGCCTCCCATCCCTTCTCCCACTTGACCCCGCAGAGCTCCCGTAGTTGTGCGTTTGGTGGATGTAGTCCTGACAGCAGGTGCTGACggctgctcctccatcagcgtGTGAAACGAGCGCTGTTCACTCACCGTTCATCCGTGTGGcgttttatatttgtaataattcTGATCAcgtttctttattattaataatattactaatattattgtattagtaATGAAATCAAGCTTTGGAGTAAATACAACTTTTGGATTTACTAATTGAGATGACATTTCTCACTATTATTACCAAAACAAATCAATCGATTAATGTACAAAGTAATCAGCGGATGAATCCATACACATACAAAATGATAAAGTTAATCAATTATAATATGATAAAATAAGTTACAGTATATGCATACATTATACAGTAAATGTGCATATCTAATATGAAGCCCAGGTGGTACTGCACTTGTTCAGAAAGATGGAATATAGTCTCTCTTTAATGGATCAACATTGAGACATTCAGTGATATTGATGAGGTGGAACTTATTACTGAGTGAAAAGAAAGtgattttaaatcattttttattgaatttttctattctatatttatgTTCCAATCTTTTAAATCATCCGAAGATGCCAGCCTGCTATCCAACGAATGTTCCCCGACAGCTTGTGGTTAAAGTAAAGCTCATCTCTCTTCAAGAGGCTCACGTCGTCCAACGTGTTGAAGCAAAGGGACGATATCCTTCTGTGTGACCAAAAGaataaacataaatgtttattcttttaatcaaaccattgtctctcattcatttgtgtcatttaaggtGTACTGTATGCTTTGGAATTCTCTTTGTTAGTTTAAATACgacattttctcactttttcatgtatacacacactcacaaaatgtttggtcatggaaatttggtttAAAGTCCTTGAAAAAAGTCCTGGAAAGCCATTggtcaaaatgtgtatgaacccCGTGTCAACGACCTTCCTAGAGAGCTGTTACAGAGCTACAGAAGGTGCTGCATAGCAAAGTGTCGCAAACTAAAATTCTACTCTTTATTTGTTGTATTGGTGATTAAAAAAGCTTTTGGTATCTTGCCGTCGTCGGGCAGGAAAGGGAGCGTGATGATGATATAATGACTCGATTTGGAAGCCGTGGCGGCGTCCCGTGTGCCTTACGAACCCTTCACCCTCTCCCCAGTTCTCTCGCTATGGGGGTACGCGGAGGAGTCTTCACCCTGATGTTCGGCAAATTGAACCTCCGGCTCAGGAACCATCTCTTCAGAACTCTGATGAGGCAGGAAATCGCCTTCTTCGATGACAACCACACAGGTGACATAGGAACactatacatccatccatccctcccatcTGTATcatgggggcggggcttctaACAAAAATGCTGTCCTTCTAATGCCGTtacctccccccaccccccctgcaGGTGACATCATTTCACGGCTGTCGGCAGACACCACCCAGGTGAGCGACCTCATCTCCGTGAACATCAACATCTTCATGCGGAGCGTCATCAAGGGCGTCGGCTTCTCCGCCTTCATGCTCGGGATGTCCTGGAAGCTCACGCTGGTGGCCGTCATGGGCCTCCCTTTCATCGGCCTCGTCTCCAAGTTTTATGGCGATTACTACAAGGTGAGGGcgattttatataaatatatatatatatatatatatatatatatatatatatatatgtctgcgTTGCATTCGCAGATGAAATCAAAGTTgaatttgtgggtttttttctttagaAATTGACAAAAGAGGTGCAAACAATCCTCGCAGAGGCCAATAAAGTGGCGGAGGAGACCATCTCGGCCATGAGGACGGTGCGGAGCTTCGCCAACGAGGGCGGGGAGGCCGACTCCTACTACGCCAAGCTCTTGGTCATGTTCCAGctcaacaaaaaacaagccCTGGCCTACTCTGGCTACGCGTGGTCCAGCTCGGTGCGTACCGGCGGTCGCAGGCCTCTTCAGGAACAAGCTTCAAATCGGTCACAAATGTTCTCATTCTTTGTGTTTATCTCAGATCTCAGAGCTTGCTTTGGAGGTTGCCATCCTCTACTATGGCGGCCATCTTGTCGTCACCGGTCAGATGAGTGGTGGTACCTTGATATCTTTTTTCATCTACATGCTCGAACTGGGAGAATGTCTGGAGGTACGTCATCCGTGTTCTTCATTtgaaagaccccccccccccccttcctaaTCAAAGGCACGTGCGCTATCATCTTGCAGAGCATTGCGTCGGTGTACACGGGCCTCATGCAGGGAGTTGGGGCTGCCGAGAAGGTTTTCGAGTACCTCGACAGGAAACCCAAACACCCGGCAGAGGGCACGGAGGCTCCGGACACGTGTGCCGGTGTGGTTGAGTTTCAAGACATCACGTTCGCCTACCCGACGCGCCCCGACGTTGATATTCTCAAGGTTGGTGCTGATATGACTGATGTGTTTAAATCTGTATTAAAGAGACAGTCCaccacaaaaagaaacatatcTAGACATTTTTCCTGGTTGCCTGGTTCTGGAGATATCGCTGTGGAGATGTCCGTCTTCTCTCCAATATATTGGGACTATATggcacaaaaaaatacatttgtaaaaacTCGACAGCAAAGATTCGTTCCAGAAATCCTGACCCCGGTGACTCAAGATAATTATCAGAGCTTGTTGCGAGGAAGCAGCACACCGGCGTTTCATCTAGGCCCCGCCTCCCAGCGGAGGAAGGAGAATAATATCGGTGCATGTTACAACTTTAAGGACCTAATGATCTGAAAATATAataaggagaggaggaacgtgTCTTTTTAAGTATCTTTATCCTAAAGCTACTATACAAGGTTGTGTACCATGTCAGGAATGCAGTTCTGAGGGAATCATaccttttttgaaaaaaaaaatgtattactgtATTTGAATGTgataatattcatatttgaaGATGATAAAATCACCTTGTAAGCAAACAATTTCACGAATTGATAACACCAAAAATATCCATTGTCCTATGGCCTTAAACCGAGCACCCCACaccactttattttcttttttattcgaCTGCTTATCAACAAACCACCCCCTTGCTGAATGGCCGTGTTTCTGCAGGGGGTGTCGTTCACTCTGCGGCCCGGGGAGGTCACCGCCCTCGTGGGACCTTCGGGCAGCGGGAAGAGCTCCTGTGTGAGTCTGCTGGAGAACTTCTACCTTCCCCAGAAAGGCCAAGTGCTGCTGGACGGGAAGCCCGTTCACGCCTTCCGCCACGACTACCTCCACTCCAAGGTCGGTCTGTGGCCGTGGGATTGATGCATGATGAGACTCACCGTCGGCAGATCAAACCAATGAAAAGACCAACGTGTCGGTGTGTCTCGGTACCTTTCAACTCCTTCTCATAAAAGCATCCGTTTGCTGCTGTGTTTCTGAAGGTAGGCCTTGTGGGCCAAGAGCCTGTGCTGTTTGCCCGGACGTTGGAGGAGAACATCACCTACGGCCTGACTGGCGTGCCCAGGGAAGCTGTGGTGCAGGCTGCCATCAAGGCCAATGCTCACGATTTCATCTCCGGCCTGCCTACAGGCTACGAGACAAGTAATCCTTACGAGAGGCCATCGCCTGTATTGTTGCTAGAGAGGGGCGGATTTTACaaaaattatgttttctatACTACATAACATTTGCATCTCGGACCATTGGCAACGTACCAGAACCAACTGGGTATTCAATGGCTGAGCGTCCACGTTTTAATTTCTCAAGCCAAAAAGAACTTTTTGAAAAGTTGAGTAATTTCTTTTACAACTCGAAGCGCTCGGAGAGGCTgcacaagaaaaacagaaaatagtcttctggtgcagcgctCGT from Cyclopterus lumpus isolate fCycLum1 chromosome 9, fCycLum1.pri, whole genome shotgun sequence includes these protein-coding regions:
- the abcb9 gene encoding ATP-binding cassette sub-family B member 9, producing the protein MLAPLPRGDRKCTLQNNMGLKVAVSCTVSYVLLDLVVTTVLYAHGAHLAVFREEALNFNVLQSTLDLWGTVLLRASLLLGASVGVSWNRRDGPPRVAKVSPLVLFVSLILITYALAKLLMLTELEPATHQPWSLSLICWTCASSLGVVLLWTLLGNQSNIIPIGSSSRGGEGGRGGCEDTERLVETAGEEEQEVGCERRKKEEEEEDKEEGRSHENSSSGATLGRLLGYCRKDSRLLSVAVLFLIISAVCEAFIPYYYGKAIDGIVVHQSMEYFAKPVVTLSVLALASSLAMGVRGGVFTLMFGKLNLRLRNHLFRTLMRQEIAFFDDNHTGDIISRLSADTTQVSDLISVNINIFMRSVIKGVGFSAFMLGMSWKLTLVAVMGLPFIGLVSKFYGDYYKKLTKEVQTILAEANKVAEETISAMRTVRSFANEGGEADSYYAKLLVMFQLNKKQALAYSGYAWSSSISELALEVAILYYGGHLVVTGQMSGGTLISFFIYMLELGECLESIASVYTGLMQGVGAAEKVFEYLDRKPKHPAEGTEAPDTCAGVVEFQDITFAYPTRPDVDILKGVSFTLRPGEVTALVGPSGSGKSSCVSLLENFYLPQKGQVLLDGKPVHAFRHDYLHSKVGLVGQEPVLFARTLEENITYGLTGVPREAVVQAAIKANAHDFISGLPTGYETSVGEKGTQLSGGQKQRVAIARALIRSPRVLILDEATSALDAESEHVVQTALNGIMREHTVLVVAHRLSTVERADNIVVIDRGRVAEQGSHTQLMAAGGLYCKLVQRQVLGIETGAEVLNPAEGVGGRPRRRQSSSSSGGGGGGGGGGGEPECNMNY